The following are encoded together in the Nodosilinea sp. PGN35 genome:
- a CDS encoding potassium channel family protein produces the protein MAVLLPLIGTVLVLTALVDIFLTVLHPRSESNLLSIPVAKFLWCGFRWLAQGPPKRRDRILSYGGPTIVVALIGVWVLLLLVGFALIVWPALGTGIVAEQGNTPTDFATALYYAGFSLGTLGTGDLVPQTAPYRLLMVLKSLLGFSVFTLVLSYVLSVYNALTSRNTFALSLHHRTADTADSAVLLARLAAGNDASLYHDISDIAKDLTSLLEFNNSYPLLLYFRYRQTYYALPRIVYLAIDTATLINCALNADRYGAVAEASGAAELWYGSIHLMKELDQSIDSRAKFLPHDYAEPLWREHYDHALEVLNQNGIKTTDIPLSGAQSYLSMRHQWAPYLAKLIKHMGYLPSQIYR, from the coding sequence ATGGCAGTTCTTTTGCCGCTGATCGGCACCGTGCTAGTCTTAACGGCCCTGGTCGATATTTTTCTGACGGTCTTACACCCCCGCTCTGAGAGCAACTTGCTCAGCATTCCCGTCGCCAAGTTTCTGTGGTGCGGGTTTCGCTGGCTGGCCCAAGGGCCGCCCAAGCGTCGCGATCGCATTCTGTCCTACGGGGGGCCGACCATTGTAGTTGCCCTGATTGGGGTGTGGGTGCTGCTGCTGCTGGTGGGGTTTGCCCTGATTGTTTGGCCAGCGCTGGGCACGGGCATTGTGGCGGAGCAGGGCAACACCCCCACCGACTTTGCTACCGCCCTCTACTACGCGGGCTTTTCTCTGGGCACCCTGGGCACTGGCGATCTGGTGCCCCAAACCGCCCCCTATCGCCTGCTGATGGTGCTCAAAAGCCTGCTGGGGTTTTCTGTCTTTACCCTGGTGCTCTCCTACGTGCTGTCGGTCTACAACGCCCTCACCAGCCGCAACACCTTTGCCCTGAGTTTGCACCACCGCACTGCTGACACCGCCGACTCTGCCGTGCTGCTCGCCCGCCTGGCCGCAGGCAACGACGCCAGCCTTTATCACGACATCTCAGATATTGCCAAAGACCTGACGAGCCTCCTGGAGTTCAACAATTCTTACCCCCTGCTGCTCTATTTTCGCTACCGCCAGACTTACTATGCCCTGCCCCGGATTGTCTATCTGGCGATCGATACCGCCACGCTGATCAACTGCGCCCTCAATGCCGACCGATACGGTGCCGTGGCAGAGGCTTCGGGGGCGGCAGAGCTGTGGTACGGCAGTATTCACTTGATGAAAGAGCTAGATCAATCGATTGATTCTAGAGCCAAATTTTTACCCCATGACTATGCTGAACCGCTGTGGCGGGAGCACTATGACCACGCCCTAGAAGTTCTCAACCAAAACGGCATTAAAACGACCGACATCCCCCTCTCTGGGGCTCAATCCTATTTGTCTATGCGCCACCAGTGGGCACCCTATCTGGCTAAGCTAATTAAACACATGGGCTATCTACCCAGTCAAATCTACCGTTAA
- a CDS encoding Fur family transcriptional regulator → MVRRTRSQDKILTVLKGLSRPISAQDLYVEMRQEGNTLGLATVYRALDALKLEGAVQMRTLPSGEALYSLPQEDRHHLTCLQCGSTIAIDQCPVHDLEKQLHKAHEFKIFYHTLEFFGLCPRCQGSLSTTEAPVS, encoded by the coding sequence ATGGTACGACGCACCCGCAGCCAAGACAAAATTCTGACCGTACTCAAGGGGTTGAGCAGGCCCATTTCGGCCCAAGATCTGTATGTCGAGATGCGGCAGGAGGGCAACACCCTGGGCCTGGCTACGGTTTATCGAGCACTGGATGCCCTCAAACTCGAGGGCGCGGTGCAGATGCGCACTCTGCCTTCGGGCGAAGCGCTCTACAGCCTACCCCAAGAAGACCGCCACCACCTCACCTGTCTTCAGTGCGGCAGCACCATTGCCATTGACCAGTGCCCCGTCCACGACCTAGAGAAGCAGCTGCACAAGGCCCACGAGTTCAAAATTTTCTACCACACCCTAGAGTTTTTTGGGCTCTGCCCCCGCTGCCAGGGCAGCCTGTCCACTACCGAAGCGCCGGTCTCCTGA
- the purS gene encoding phosphoribosylformylglycinamidine synthase subunit PurS, with translation MSSEFAVSHYSARIYVTLRPSVLDPAGTAVQSGLAHMGYTNVGPIRIGKYIELTLEAESEAAASEQLDRMCDQLLANPVIENYRFELQTLATA, from the coding sequence ATGTCATCGGAGTTTGCCGTGTCCCACTACAGCGCCCGCATCTACGTCACCCTGCGTCCCTCTGTGCTCGACCCGGCAGGGACGGCGGTGCAGTCTGGGCTGGCCCATATGGGCTACACCAACGTTGGCCCCATTCGCATCGGCAAATACATTGAGCTGACCCTGGAGGCGGAGAGTGAAGCCGCCGCCAGTGAGCAACTCGATCGCATGTGCGATCAGCTGTTGGCCAACCCGGTGATTGAGAACTACCGGTTTGAGTTGCAAACGCTGGCAACCGCTTGA
- the purQ gene encoding phosphoribosylformylglycinamidine synthase subunit PurQ, whose translation MKFAVIVFPGANCDRDVAYVTRDLLAQPTRMVWHEDSDLGDVDVVVVPGGFSYGDYLRCGAIARFSPAMRATVEHARAGRPVLGICNGFQILTEVGLLPGALVRNRDMRFICDRVPLKVERTDLLWTAGYATGQVITLPIAHGEGCYYADEATLAELEANRQIVFRYSSPDGVVDANANPNGSLGNIAGICNRAGNVLGLMPHPERAADAVLGGVDGLPLFENLVRSLVAA comes from the coding sequence ATGAAATTCGCCGTCATCGTCTTCCCCGGTGCCAACTGCGATCGCGATGTAGCCTACGTCACCCGCGACCTGCTCGCGCAACCCACCCGCATGGTCTGGCACGAAGACAGCGACCTGGGCGATGTGGATGTGGTGGTAGTGCCGGGGGGCTTTAGCTACGGCGACTATCTGCGCTGTGGGGCGATCGCCCGCTTTTCCCCCGCCATGCGGGCTACGGTTGAGCACGCCCGGGCGGGCAGGCCGGTGCTGGGCATCTGCAACGGGTTCCAGATTTTGACGGAGGTGGGGCTGCTGCCTGGGGCGCTGGTGCGCAACCGAGACATGCGGTTTATTTGCGATCGCGTGCCCCTCAAGGTCGAGCGCACCGACCTGCTGTGGACAGCTGGTTACGCAACTGGCCAGGTGATCACCCTGCCCATCGCCCACGGCGAAGGCTGCTACTACGCCGACGAGGCCACCCTGGCAGAGCTAGAGGCCAACCGTCAAATTGTGTTTCGCTACAGCAGCCCGGATGGAGTGGTGGACGCGAACGCTAACCCCAACGGCTCCCTGGGCAACATTGCGGGCATCTGCAACCGGGCGGGCAACGTGCTGGGGCTGATGCCCCACCCCGAGCGGGCCGCCGATGCGGTGCTGGGCGGGGTCGATGGGCTGCCGCTGTTTGAGAATTTGGTGCGATCGCTGGTGGCGGCTTAG
- a CDS encoding ferredoxin encodes MAASGLTTGPRRWLVQVCRHRSCDRGGSAAVLAAFEQHQSARILVVASDCMGQCSAGPTVNVMPGNTWYCRVAPEDVPRIVEEHLGHGELVRDRLHPRFHPVDPSA; translated from the coding sequence ATGGCAGCTTCTGGTTTGACCACGGGGCCCAGACGGTGGCTGGTGCAGGTGTGTCGGCATCGATCGTGCGATCGCGGCGGTTCGGCGGCGGTTCTGGCGGCTTTTGAGCAGCACCAGAGCGCCCGCATTTTGGTGGTCGCCAGCGACTGCATGGGCCAGTGCAGCGCCGGGCCAACGGTGAATGTGATGCCTGGCAACACCTGGTACTGCCGGGTCGCCCCTGAGGATGTGCCGCGCATTGTAGAAGAGCATTTAGGGCATGGGGAACTGGTGCGCGATCGCCTGCACCCCCGATTTCATCCGGTAGACCCGTCTGCCTGA
- a CDS encoding DUF1802 family protein yields the protein MVSWVLKEWQAAVTALLQGETVLLLRKGGIREAQGQFSLAAQEVLLLPTLEHQHISLLKEPFRLLAVQGAAPDTDQVCFTGWATITHALPLATAAAVTPLLPYLIWNEQFVTERLNWQPDRPLYALLLRAYRLESPLVLPRHPGYSGCRSWVKLSESVTLDTSIPALTAADYGEQVNSILAALPSVTPILPG from the coding sequence ATGGTGTCTTGGGTACTCAAAGAATGGCAGGCGGCGGTGACGGCGCTCCTGCAGGGGGAGACCGTTCTTTTGTTGCGCAAGGGCGGCATTCGCGAAGCTCAGGGGCAGTTTTCCCTCGCGGCGCAGGAGGTGCTGCTGCTGCCCACCCTGGAGCATCAGCACATTTCGCTACTCAAGGAACCATTTCGGCTCTTGGCGGTGCAGGGGGCTGCTCCCGATACCGACCAGGTTTGCTTTACCGGCTGGGCCACCATTACCCACGCCCTACCGCTGGCCACCGCCGCCGCCGTGACGCCGCTGCTGCCCTACTTGATCTGGAATGAGCAATTTGTGACGGAGCGCCTGAACTGGCAGCCCGATCGCCCCCTCTACGCTCTGCTGCTGCGGGCCTATCGGCTAGAGTCTCCCCTGGTGCTGCCCCGCCACCCAGGCTATAGCGGCTGCCGCTCCTGGGTAAAATTGAGTGAGTCAGTCACCCTAGACACGAGCATCCCGGCCCTGACCGCAGCCGACTACGGTGAGCAGGTCAACAGCATTTTGGCAGCTCTGCCCTCGGTCACGCCGATTTTGCCGGGCTAA
- a CDS encoding HAD family hydrolase gives MVTVRCGRRWIEDIEAIVFDKDGTLADSRGLLQRTAIARAEACAAAVGGSDDLVQALLDCFGVSARSIDPDGLMAAGTREANRQGAVAVLVRLGYPAEQVTELVADCFAAVNAARNGKAAYTPPFDGTAAMLERLHHSPLKIGVLSSDSPAYVEEFLSCYDLTPWVQVSRGTAPGEPPKPDPTLLREVCDRLQVPIARTLVVGDSRADFALAEQAQAAGFISVSEPWGRSPVAGATLVLNHWDDLTWRIA, from the coding sequence ATGGTGACGGTGCGGTGTGGGCGGCGGTGGATTGAGGATATAGAGGCGATCGTCTTTGACAAAGACGGCACTCTGGCCGACTCGCGGGGGCTGTTGCAGCGCACGGCGATCGCCCGGGCCGAAGCCTGTGCCGCCGCCGTGGGGGGTAGCGACGACCTCGTTCAGGCCCTGCTCGACTGCTTTGGCGTCTCGGCCCGCAGCATCGACCCCGACGGGCTGATGGCGGCGGGCACCCGCGAGGCCAACCGCCAGGGAGCGGTGGCGGTGCTGGTGCGGTTGGGCTACCCAGCCGAGCAGGTGACGGAACTGGTGGCAGACTGCTTTGCGGCAGTCAATGCCGCCCGCAACGGCAAGGCGGCTTACACGCCACCTTTTGACGGTACAGCGGCCATGCTGGAGCGGTTGCACCACAGTCCCCTCAAAATCGGGGTGCTGTCGTCTGACAGCCCCGCCTACGTGGAAGAATTTCTCAGCTGCTACGACCTGACGCCCTGGGTGCAGGTATCGCGGGGCACCGCGCCGGGGGAACCGCCCAAGCCCGACCCGACGCTGCTGAGAGAGGTATGCGATCGCCTCCAGGTTCCTATCGCCCGCACCCTCGTCGTGGGGGATAGTCGGGCTGACTTTGCCCTGGCCGAGCAAGCCCAGGCAGCGGGGTTTATCTCGGTGTCGGAGCCCTGGGGGCGATCGCCCGTCGCTGGCGCTACCCTCGTACTCAATCACTGGGATGATCTGACCTGGCGAATCGCCTAG
- the aspS gene encoding aspartate--tRNA ligase, with protein sequence MRTHYCGTLRASDIGSTVTLFGWVDRRRDHGGVVFIDLRDRTGVVQIVSDPERTPASYPQADLLRNEYVVKIQGRVSQRQEGSINPKLPTGEIEIYADTIELLNAVRKPLPFQVSTADSESVREDLRLRYRYLDLRRERMAQNLRIRHEVTKAIRRFLEDEEGFYEVETPILTRSTPEGARDYLVPSRVNPGEFYALPQSPQLFKQLLMVAGVDRYYQIARCFRDEDLRADRQPEFTQLDMEMSFMTQDEILALNEALVAHIFKAVKGVEIPRPFPRLTYAEAMDRYGCDKPDTRYGLELVDVSDLVKDCGFKVFSGAVADGGIVKVLPIPNGNDQISNVRIKPGGDVFKIAAEAGAKGLAYVRVRADGAVDTIGAIKDNLNADQMAELLRRTNATEGTLLLFGAGPTDIVNATLDRVRQAIAREMNLIPEGTYNLLWVTDFPMFEWNADEQRLEALHHPFTAPNPDDIDDLKTARAIAYDIVLNGYEIGGGSLRIYQPEVQSRVFETIGLSDAEARDKFGFLLEAFEYGTPPHGGIAYGLDRIVMLLAGEESIRDAIAFPKTQQARCLLTQAPSGVDEAQLKELYVASTYDPEADE encoded by the coding sequence ATGCGCACCCACTACTGCGGCACCCTGCGGGCCAGCGACATTGGCAGCACCGTCACCCTGTTCGGCTGGGTCGATCGCCGCCGCGACCACGGGGGTGTGGTTTTCATTGATTTGCGCGATCGCACCGGAGTCGTGCAGATCGTCAGCGACCCCGAGCGCACCCCTGCCTCCTACCCTCAGGCCGACCTGCTGCGCAACGAGTACGTGGTCAAAATCCAGGGCCGGGTGAGCCAGCGCCAGGAGGGTTCGATCAACCCCAAGCTGCCCACCGGGGAGATCGAGATCTACGCCGACACCATTGAGCTGCTAAACGCGGTGCGTAAGCCGCTGCCTTTCCAGGTGTCTACGGCAGATTCAGAATCGGTACGCGAAGACCTGCGGCTGCGCTATCGCTATCTGGATCTGCGGCGGGAACGGATGGCCCAGAACCTGCGCATTCGCCACGAGGTCACCAAGGCCATCCGCCGCTTCCTCGAAGACGAGGAGGGCTTCTACGAGGTCGAAACCCCGATTCTCACCCGCTCCACCCCCGAGGGCGCGCGGGACTACCTGGTGCCCTCGCGGGTCAATCCCGGCGAGTTCTACGCCCTGCCCCAGTCGCCCCAGCTGTTCAAGCAGCTGCTGATGGTCGCCGGGGTCGATCGCTACTACCAGATCGCCCGCTGCTTCCGCGACGAAGACCTGCGCGCCGATCGCCAGCCCGAGTTCACCCAGCTGGACATGGAGATGAGCTTCATGACCCAGGACGAGATCCTGGCCCTAAACGAAGCCCTGGTGGCCCATATTTTTAAGGCGGTCAAGGGCGTCGAAATTCCCCGCCCCTTTCCCCGACTGACCTACGCCGAGGCCATGGATCGCTACGGCTGCGACAAGCCCGACACCCGCTACGGCCTGGAGCTGGTAGATGTGTCTGACCTGGTGAAGGACTGCGGCTTTAAGGTGTTTTCAGGGGCGGTGGCCGACGGCGGCATCGTCAAGGTGCTGCCGATTCCCAACGGCAACGACCAGATCTCCAACGTGCGGATCAAGCCGGGGGGCGACGTGTTTAAGATTGCCGCCGAGGCCGGAGCCAAGGGCTTGGCCTACGTGCGGGTGCGGGCTGACGGCGCGGTGGACACGATTGGGGCGATCAAGGACAACCTGAATGCTGACCAAATGGCGGAACTGCTGCGCCGCACCAACGCCACGGAGGGCACCCTGCTGCTGTTTGGGGCGGGGCCGACGGATATTGTCAACGCCACGCTGGATCGGGTGCGCCAGGCGATCGCCCGCGAGATGAACCTGATCCCCGAGGGCACCTACAACCTGCTGTGGGTGACCGACTTCCCCATGTTTGAGTGGAACGCCGACGAGCAGCGGCTTGAGGCTCTGCACCACCCCTTCACCGCCCCCAACCCCGACGACATCGACGACCTCAAGACCGCTCGCGCCATTGCCTACGACATCGTGCTCAACGGCTACGAGATCGGCGGCGGCAGCCTGCGCATCTACCAGCCCGAGGTGCAGAGCCGGGTGTTTGAGACCATTGGCCTCAGCGACGCCGAAGCCCGCGACAAGTTTGGCTTTTTGCTCGAAGCCTTTGAGTACGGCACTCCGCCCCACGGCGGCATCGCCTACGGCCTCGACCGCATCGTCATGCTGCTGGCAGGCGAAGAGTCGATTCGCGATGCGATCGCCTTTCCCAAAACCCAGCAGGCCCGCTGTCTGCTCACCCAGGCTCCCTCGGGGGTAGACGAGGCTCAGCTCAAGGAGCTGTACGTCGCCTCTACCTACGACCCCGAGGCCGACGAGTAG
- a CDS encoding Uma2 family endonuclease encodes MVATKLSLADFLSLDTGPEARCEFADGEVIEMPPESPRNILVSLFLLQQFLQILPLPWLRRMDTEIVVSGRVRIPDLLVLGEDLAALLEDTGRSTITEDMPAPLLVVEVVFPDKASEDRDYRYKRSEYAARGIPEYWIVDPAKATVTVLTLVDGLYEVQELSGTAMLKSPQFPTLSLAVAKVLSPTS; translated from the coding sequence ATGGTTGCCACTAAGCTCTCTCTGGCGGATTTTCTGAGCCTGGATACAGGCCCAGAAGCCCGCTGCGAATTTGCGGATGGGGAAGTGATCGAGATGCCGCCAGAGAGTCCGCGAAATATTTTGGTCTCATTATTTCTACTGCAACAGTTCTTGCAAATCCTGCCCTTGCCCTGGTTGCGGCGCATGGATACCGAAATTGTGGTGTCTGGGCGAGTACGAATTCCGGATTTGCTGGTTCTGGGCGAAGATTTGGCAGCTCTGTTAGAAGACACGGGCCGCAGCACCATCACCGAAGATATGCCAGCGCCGCTGTTAGTGGTAGAAGTAGTTTTCCCTGACAAAGCCAGTGAAGACCGCGACTACCGCTACAAGCGATCGGAGTACGCGGCGCGGGGTATCCCAGAGTATTGGATTGTCGATCCGGCTAAGGCCACGGTGACGGTGCTGACCCTGGTGGATGGTCTCTACGAAGTCCAGGAGTTGTCGGGAACAGCCATGTTGAAGTCACCTCAGTTTCCGACCCTGAGCCTAGCTGTAGCCAAGGTACTCTCGCCAACGAGCTAA
- a CDS encoding PTPA-CTERM sorting domain-containing protein, with protein sequence MSHAIAKKASFAAAGAMCVALTMAGSAQALTLTFDDLPGDLSPISSGYGGLNWENFWNISGDTIPFSGYENGTFSSPNVAFNAFGDPAEITSGSSFTFTSAYLAGAWNNSLNILIEGFQGLNPLFSQNVVVDSTAPTLFTFNWIGVDRLRFTSSGGINAGYGGFGNQFILDNFTFNKDTTAIPTPALLPGLIGMGVAALRKRKGEALAEVSEEA encoded by the coding sequence ATGAGTCATGCAATTGCGAAAAAAGCTTCATTTGCCGCTGCCGGAGCAATGTGTGTTGCCCTGACAATGGCCGGGTCAGCGCAGGCTTTAACGTTAACTTTTGACGACCTACCCGGTGATCTAAGTCCAATTTCAAGCGGATACGGTGGGTTGAATTGGGAAAATTTTTGGAATATTAGTGGAGACACTATTCCATTTTCTGGTTATGAGAATGGCACCTTTTCATCTCCAAATGTAGCTTTTAACGCTTTTGGAGACCCTGCTGAGATTACCAGCGGTAGTTCGTTTACCTTCACCAGTGCTTATCTAGCGGGTGCATGGAATAACAGCCTCAATATTTTGATAGAAGGCTTTCAGGGACTAAATCCACTCTTTTCTCAAAATGTTGTTGTAGACTCTACTGCGCCAACCCTATTTACCTTCAATTGGATCGGTGTTGATCGTCTCAGGTTTACCTCCTCAGGTGGGATCAATGCTGGCTATGGAGGCTTTGGGAATCAGTTCATTCTGGATAACTTCACTTTTAATAAGGACACCACTGCTATTCCTACTCCGGCTCTACTGCCTGGCTTAATTGGCATGGGGGTGGCTGCGTTGCGCAAGCGCAAAGGGGAGGCTCTAGCTGAGGTTTCTGAGGAAGCTTAG
- a CDS encoding ammonium transporter encodes MSQQQARVITRGWRSLRRPGGRWRYTVWITLGILVILCPAALAQGANAADLQVALDTVWVLVAGFLVFFMNAGFCMLETGFCRSKNAVNLLAKNLIVFGLSTLAFWVVGFGLMFGDGNALFGFSGFLLQGPDNSPAVGEAYRGTFSALDWAGVPLNAKFFFQLAFAGTAATIVSGAVAERIKFLAFFIFSLLLVGISYPITGHWVWGGGMLANLGFYDFAGSTVVHSVGGWAALIGAVLLGPRRGRFQARPVAMPGHNLSISALGCLILWLGWFGFNPGSTMAADPFAISHIVVTTNIAAALGGLSATVTSWIYLSKPDLSMIINGVLAGLVAVTASCAYVTLGSAALIGLVAGIIVVFSVTLLDGLKIDDPVGAVSVHLVCGVWGTLALGLFSVNPGIYPWYDQESGPLAGLLMGGGIQQVLVQLLGIAVVGAFTVAFSLLCWLALRATVGIRVSEAEEIQGLDLGEHAMEAYPEFQVGP; translated from the coding sequence ATGTCGCAGCAACAGGCAAGAGTCATTACTAGAGGCTGGCGTTCCCTCCGTAGGCCGGGGGGGCGCTGGCGCTACACGGTCTGGATAACGTTGGGTATCCTGGTCATTCTCTGCCCTGCGGCTCTCGCCCAGGGGGCTAATGCCGCTGACCTCCAGGTAGCGTTGGACACGGTGTGGGTGCTGGTGGCTGGGTTTCTGGTGTTCTTTATGAACGCTGGCTTTTGCATGCTCGAAACCGGCTTTTGCCGCAGCAAAAATGCCGTCAACCTGCTGGCCAAAAACCTGATTGTGTTTGGTCTCTCGACGCTGGCCTTTTGGGTGGTGGGCTTTGGGCTGATGTTTGGCGACGGCAACGCTCTGTTTGGGTTCTCGGGCTTTTTGCTGCAAGGGCCTGACAACAGCCCGGCGGTGGGCGAAGCTTACCGGGGCACCTTTAGCGCCCTAGACTGGGCGGGAGTGCCACTCAACGCCAAGTTTTTCTTTCAGCTGGCCTTTGCCGGTACCGCCGCCACCATCGTCTCTGGGGCGGTGGCTGAGCGCATTAAGTTCTTGGCCTTCTTTATTTTTAGTTTGCTGCTGGTGGGCATCTCTTACCCGATTACGGGTCACTGGGTGTGGGGCGGCGGCATGCTGGCCAATTTGGGGTTTTACGACTTTGCTGGCTCTACGGTGGTGCATTCGGTGGGGGGGTGGGCCGCGCTGATTGGGGCTGTGTTGCTGGGGCCTCGGCGGGGCCGCTTTCAGGCGCGCCCGGTGGCGATGCCGGGGCACAACCTGAGTATTTCGGCCCTGGGCTGTTTGATTTTGTGGCTGGGCTGGTTTGGCTTCAACCCCGGCTCGACTATGGCCGCCGACCCCTTTGCCATCAGCCACATTGTGGTGACCACCAACATCGCGGCGGCCCTCGGTGGCCTGTCCGCCACGGTCACCTCTTGGATCTATCTCAGCAAGCCCGATCTGTCGATGATTATCAATGGGGTGCTGGCGGGGCTGGTGGCGGTGACCGCATCCTGTGCCTACGTGACGCTGGGCAGCGCGGCGCTGATTGGCCTGGTGGCGGGCATTATTGTGGTGTTTTCAGTCACGCTGCTGGACGGGCTGAAAATTGACGATCCGGTGGGAGCTGTTTCGGTACACCTGGTGTGCGGTGTGTGGGGCACGCTGGCCCTGGGCTTGTTTAGCGTTAACCCTGGCATCTATCCCTGGTATGACCAGGAGTCGGGGCCCCTGGCGGGGTTGCTGATGGGGGGCGGCATTCAGCAGGTGCTGGTGCAGCTGCTGGGGATTGCGGTGGTCGGAGCGTTTACGGTGGCCTTTAGTCTGCTGTGCTGGCTGGCGCTGCGGGCGACCGTCGGCATTCGGGTCTCTGAGGCTGAGGAGATTCAGGGCCTCGACCTGGGGGAACACGCGATGGAAGCCTATCCAGAGTTTCAGGTGGGGCCGTGA
- a CDS encoding GvpL/GvpF family gas vesicle protein: protein MSPELPPELTSQPLYLYSICPRPLRPLPLPLGLAEPTQLIAVDDIAAVVEVGVDLVTLQTDEPRLLNAVLSHDRVICELFQHTPLLPLRFGTQIASIDHLKAHLTHQGADYAAQLAILGPKVEYQLKLIAQPVELPPLAEGLTGRDYFLAKKQRLQDQTAAQEQQHQELDQVLGDLHTAYDNYIEAESPAGEARVYLLIDRAAAEHLEQRVEEWRSQMTHWTLILSEALPPYHFV from the coding sequence GTGTCTCCAGAGCTACCCCCAGAGCTAACTTCACAACCCCTCTATCTCTACAGCATTTGCCCCCGTCCCCTGCGACCTCTGCCCTTGCCTCTGGGGCTGGCCGAACCCACCCAGTTAATCGCCGTAGACGACATTGCCGCTGTCGTCGAAGTCGGCGTTGACCTGGTGACCCTGCAAACCGATGAGCCCCGCCTGCTGAACGCCGTTCTGAGCCACGATCGCGTCATCTGTGAGCTGTTTCAGCACACCCCCCTGCTGCCCCTGCGGTTTGGTACCCAAATTGCCTCTATCGATCATCTCAAGGCCCACCTGACCCACCAGGGGGCCGACTACGCCGCTCAGCTCGCCATCCTTGGCCCCAAAGTCGAGTATCAGCTCAAGCTCATCGCCCAGCCGGTAGAGTTGCCCCCGCTGGCCGAGGGGTTGACTGGGCGAGACTACTTTTTAGCCAAAAAACAGCGCCTCCAGGATCAAACCGCCGCCCAAGAGCAGCAGCACCAGGAGCTTGACCAGGTGCTGGGTGACCTTCATACCGCCTACGACAACTATATTGAGGCCGAAAGCCCCGCTGGAGAGGCGCGGGTGTACCTGCTGATCGATCGCGCCGCCGCCGAGCACCTAGAGCAGCGGGTAGAGGAGTGGCGATCGCAGATGACCCACTGGACGCTCATTCTCAGCGAAGCTCTCCCCCCGTACCACTTTGTCTAG
- the leuD gene encoding 3-isopropylmalate dehydratase small subunit: protein MTQIDQITGTGIPVVGNDIDTDRIIPARFLKCVTFDGLGEQVFADDRAALKGDHPFDQPQYQGATILVVNRNFGCGSSREHAPQAIARWGIKAVLGESFAEIFFGNCVAIGIPCLTATAAVVSRIQAFLEANPAAVVTLDLVAQSVTFNGETCAVAMPEGVRQAFLAGTWDACGQLVANASAIRTTAAKLPYIAW from the coding sequence GTGACGCAAATAGATCAGATTACCGGCACCGGCATTCCTGTCGTTGGCAACGATATCGACACCGATCGCATTATTCCGGCCCGGTTTCTCAAGTGTGTGACCTTTGACGGGCTGGGGGAGCAGGTGTTTGCCGACGATCGCGCTGCCCTCAAGGGCGATCACCCCTTTGACCAGCCCCAGTACCAGGGGGCCACGATTTTGGTGGTCAACCGCAACTTTGGCTGCGGCTCCTCGCGGGAGCACGCCCCCCAGGCGATCGCCCGCTGGGGCATCAAGGCGGTGCTGGGCGAGAGCTTTGCCGAAATTTTCTTTGGCAACTGCGTGGCGATCGGCATTCCCTGCCTGACGGCGACCGCAGCGGTGGTGAGTCGCATCCAGGCCTTTCTAGAGGCCAATCCAGCGGCGGTGGTCACCCTTGACCTGGTGGCTCAGAGCGTCACTTTCAACGGCGAAACCTGCGCCGTGGCCATGCCCGAGGGCGTGCGCCAAGCCTTCCTGGCGGGCACCTGGGATGCCTGTGGGCAGCTCGTTGCCAACGCCAGCGCCATTCGCACCACGGCGGCCAAGCTGCCCTACATCGCCTGGTAA